The Denitrificimonas caeni genome has a segment encoding these proteins:
- the brxL gene encoding BREX system Lon protease-like protein BrxL, whose amino-acid sequence MDALDTKLNDLFDGKVVRKDLVHRIKKGTNVPTFVLEFLLARYCASDDEAEIQAGMEAVLETLHDNYVRPNEANKAQSKVATKGKYRFIDKVHVNYNEKDRRHWAALENFDSRKVAISEKFYRDHDRLLQGGLWAEVTIAYNEIEDDDYAFYIEDLRPIQLSRFDFDQYCEARQECTRDEWLSFILRTVGLEPSKLSPRLKMHFIARLLPLVEPNFNFIELGPRGTGKSYFFSEFSPYSTLISGGQATSATLFYNNQRRKIGLVGFWDVVAFDEVAGIKVKDPDTIQIMKDFMANGRFSRGVEVIADASMAFVGNLDLSVSQIVNSEVYDLFQPLPKAFDLAIMDRFACYLPGWEMPKNSSEFLTDNYGFITDYLAEAFHYQLKQTNRYEEVSQRIKLGNAVEGRDEKGIKKTVAAFLKILHPSTAPTDEEFEEYVVYAIEARRRVKEQMNKRKSDDEFAKINLSYFDATGNEIVVYCPESKAADATQDPQRKNIHADDDSTPSAARAVIDTPRIVASVAAAKVDVAAVTGTTEPIIEELTEQHFTIHYGATGHSYETIFSPYLEGAKSIEIEDPYIRVTHQIQNFVRFCEAVIKTPSIRRISLITSYDDETDVKEMSERLSELKQSLLEMDIALEITVNEHMHDREVRVDNGWTIKIGRGLDFFQKPDSWFGVGTNDLTLRKCLETKVDIFKR is encoded by the coding sequence ATGGACGCTTTAGATACGAAGTTAAACGACTTGTTTGATGGCAAGGTTGTCAGAAAAGACTTAGTGCATAGGATTAAGAAAGGAACCAACGTTCCAACATTTGTACTTGAGTTTTTGTTGGCTCGCTACTGCGCCAGTGATGATGAGGCTGAAATTCAGGCTGGCATGGAAGCCGTGCTTGAGACGCTGCATGATAACTATGTCCGCCCTAATGAGGCGAACAAGGCGCAGTCTAAAGTTGCCACTAAAGGCAAGTACCGCTTTATAGATAAAGTACACGTCAACTACAACGAGAAAGATCGTCGACATTGGGCAGCACTAGAGAACTTTGACTCTAGAAAAGTGGCCATCAGTGAAAAATTCTATCGTGATCATGATCGACTGTTACAAGGTGGACTGTGGGCTGAAGTGACTATTGCTTACAACGAAATAGAAGATGATGATTACGCTTTCTATATCGAAGACTTACGTCCTATTCAGCTCAGCCGATTTGACTTTGATCAGTACTGTGAAGCTCGCCAGGAATGCACCCGTGATGAGTGGCTGAGCTTTATTTTGCGCACCGTTGGGCTTGAGCCAAGTAAGCTCAGCCCGCGACTCAAAATGCACTTTATCGCACGTCTACTGCCCCTTGTGGAGCCAAACTTTAACTTTATTGAGTTGGGGCCACGCGGTACGGGTAAGTCATACTTCTTTAGTGAGTTCTCTCCGTATTCCACATTGATCAGTGGCGGCCAAGCGACCAGCGCAACGCTTTTTTACAATAATCAACGTCGAAAAATTGGCCTGGTTGGTTTCTGGGATGTGGTTGCGTTTGATGAGGTTGCTGGTATCAAGGTTAAAGATCCAGACACCATTCAGATCATGAAAGACTTTATGGCGAACGGTCGCTTCTCTCGTGGTGTAGAAGTCATTGCTGATGCGTCCATGGCATTTGTCGGCAACTTGGATTTATCAGTTTCACAAATTGTAAACTCGGAAGTTTATGACTTATTCCAGCCGCTGCCTAAAGCCTTTGACCTTGCCATAATGGACAGATTTGCTTGCTACTTACCCGGCTGGGAAATGCCGAAAAATAGCAGTGAGTTTTTAACTGATAATTACGGTTTTATTACCGATTATCTTGCTGAGGCATTCCATTACCAGCTTAAGCAAACCAACCGTTACGAAGAAGTCAGTCAGCGCATTAAGCTTGGAAATGCAGTTGAAGGGCGTGATGAGAAAGGTATCAAGAAGACTGTGGCTGCTTTCTTGAAGATATTGCACCCAAGTACTGCGCCAACCGATGAAGAGTTTGAAGAGTATGTGGTCTACGCGATAGAAGCTCGCCGCCGCGTCAAAGAGCAAATGAATAAACGCAAGTCAGATGATGAGTTCGCCAAAATTAATTTGTCTTACTTTGATGCTACGGGTAATGAAATAGTTGTGTATTGCCCTGAGTCGAAAGCTGCAGATGCGACTCAAGATCCACAACGAAAAAATATCCATGCTGATGACGATTCAACTCCATCTGCAGCGCGAGCTGTTATTGATACCCCACGTATTGTTGCATCTGTTGCAGCAGCTAAGGTTGACGTTGCTGCTGTAACTGGCACTACTGAGCCTATTATTGAAGAACTGACTGAGCAGCACTTTACGATTCACTACGGTGCGACTGGGCATAGCTACGAGACAATTTTCAGCCCTTACCTTGAGGGTGCAAAATCAATTGAAATCGAAGACCCTTATATTCGTGTAACTCACCAAATACAAAACTTTGTACGCTTTTGTGAGGCAGTAATTAAGACACCAAGCATCAGAAGAATCAGTTTGATTACCAGCTATGACGACGAAACTGACGTGAAGGAAATGTCAGAGCGGCTCAGCGAGCTTAAGCAAAGTCTGCTTGAAATGGATATTGCACTGGAAATAACAGTGAACGAGCACATGCATGATCGCGAGGTGAGAGTCGATAATGGTTGGACGATTAAAATTGGCCGGGGCTTAGACTTCTTTCAAAAACCTGATAGCTGGTTTGGCGTTGGAACAAATGATCTAACGCTTAGGAAGTGCCTAGAAACCAAGGTGGATATTTTTAAGAGGTAG
- a CDS encoding ATP-dependent nuclease, translated as MALESIEIIGYRGFKKKAHIDFAIPDGKTPGSGLTVLTGPNNAGKSSILECMRARSGYQTPSFSAGVRNASVDRVDITYVFDGQAESIKSIRKGSSEASVNGVQSQANIFVLPSRRAFNPYFGRAINTREEHIRNFGLPSQRSAILSGFESRLFNILRDQDTSHAFNKLVEEVLGFKPEWSIDQSEEGNYFLKFFSSNHSHSSDGMGEGIVSIFAIIDSLYDSSPSDIVVIDEPELSLHPTLQKRLAGLLLRLSRDRQIVISTHSPYFVDLKAIQGGAKLVRIVSGIEGTKAYALGTESVSAINALSQGNLYNPHVFGLDARELFFQEEGIILTEGQEDVLLLPRIAEQLQEKVAGHFFGWGVGGAGNIRHLCRILNDLGFKKVAAVLDGDKLQEVEYLNKQFPDYFACAIPAEDIRTKEPRKEVQGVEGILDKKLEVRTEYAENTKRVLTSIRDYMDAL; from the coding sequence ATGGCCTTAGAATCTATCGAGATAATTGGTTATCGCGGCTTCAAGAAAAAGGCACATATTGACTTCGCTATTCCTGACGGAAAAACTCCAGGCAGCGGGCTTACTGTGCTTACTGGCCCTAATAATGCCGGAAAATCATCTATCCTTGAATGCATGCGGGCACGTAGCGGGTACCAAACCCCCAGTTTTTCTGCAGGAGTCCGCAACGCATCTGTAGATCGAGTTGATATCACATACGTCTTCGATGGACAGGCAGAGTCAATCAAGTCAATTCGCAAAGGCAGTAGCGAAGCGTCTGTGAACGGTGTTCAATCACAAGCCAATATCTTTGTCCTACCATCCAGAAGAGCTTTTAACCCCTATTTCGGTAGGGCCATTAATACGCGCGAAGAACATATCCGAAATTTCGGTCTTCCATCTCAGCGAAGCGCTATCCTGAGTGGCTTCGAATCCCGCTTATTTAACATATTGCGTGACCAAGATACATCCCATGCTTTTAATAAGTTAGTGGAAGAAGTGCTGGGGTTCAAGCCAGAATGGTCTATTGATCAGTCTGAAGAAGGAAATTACTTTCTGAAGTTCTTCTCGTCAAACCATTCACATTCCAGCGATGGAATGGGCGAGGGTATAGTAAGCATATTTGCGATTATAGATTCTTTGTATGACTCAAGCCCAAGCGATATAGTCGTAATAGATGAGCCAGAACTGTCGCTACACCCTACTCTTCAAAAGCGTCTAGCAGGCCTTTTGCTCCGTCTTTCACGTGATCGACAAATAGTGATTTCAACCCACTCACCATACTTTGTTGACTTAAAAGCAATCCAGGGTGGTGCCAAACTAGTGCGTATCGTCTCTGGTATTGAAGGTACTAAAGCGTATGCGCTAGGTACAGAATCTGTTTCTGCTATTAATGCGCTGTCTCAAGGTAACTTATATAACCCACACGTCTTTGGTTTAGATGCACGCGAGCTGTTTTTTCAGGAAGAAGGGATAATTCTTACTGAGGGGCAAGAAGACGTACTTCTTTTGCCTCGAATCGCAGAGCAATTACAAGAAAAGGTTGCAGGACATTTTTTTGGTTGGGGGGTCGGAGGTGCAGGAAATATCAGACACCTCTGCCGTATTCTGAATGATCTAGGTTTCAAGAAAGTAGCCGCAGTTCTTGATGGCGATAAACTACAGGAAGTTGAATATCTGAATAAACAGTTTCCTGATTATTTCGCTTGCGCAATCCCTGCGGAAGACATTAGAACAAAGGAGCCGAGGAAGGAAGTCCAAGGAGTAGAGGGCATTCTAGACAAAAAACTTGAAGTGCGGACAGAATACGCTGAAAACACAAAACGAGTTTTAACCTCTATTCGCGACTATATGGATGCGCTATAA